A stretch of Parvimonas micra DNA encodes these proteins:
- a CDS encoding cell division protein ZapA, translating into METNKIKVNIAGTTYTIIGEKSNKEVEEIANYVDEEIKKITSQNYLLNPTMAATLVALNISSDYFDLKKEINLLTEDSEFPVKKQEEFIKNSQKIEKEKEELKKIVEDLTDKNNVLTRTINSLEKRYENIEKISYDNFYELKQKNEKIIELQNEIVNIKNEYIEKIIKMEKK; encoded by the coding sequence ATGGAAACTAATAAAATAAAAGTCAATATTGCGGGAACTACTTATACAATTATTGGAGAAAAAAGTAATAAAGAAGTAGAAGAAATAGCAAATTATGTTGATGAAGAAATAAAGAAAATCACATCGCAAAATTATTTATTAAACCCTACTATGGCTGCTACATTAGTCGCACTAAATATTTCAAGCGATTATTTTGACTTAAAAAAAGAAATTAACTTATTAACTGAAGATAGTGAATTTCCTGTAAAAAAGCAAGAAGAATTTATTAAAAATAGTCAAAAAATTGAAAAAGAAAAGGAAGAACTAAAAAAAATAGTAGAAGATCTAACAGATAAGAATAATGTTTTAACTCGTACAATAAATTCTCTTGAAAAAAGGTATGAAAATATTGAAAAAATTTCATATGATAATTTTTATGAATTAAAACAAAAAAATGAGAAAATAATAGAATTACAAAATGAAATTGTTAATATTAAAAATGAATATATTGAAAAAATTATAAAAATGGAGAAAAAATAA
- the pheT gene encoding phenylalanine--tRNA ligase subunit beta, with amino-acid sequence MLLPIKWAKEYVDINDNIMNICDKVTLTGSHVESIIKLGTKIDNIVVGKIIDIYRHENSNKLWITKVDLGNEIVQIVTAAQNLQQFDYVPVAKVNSTLADNTQIKEAKLAGEISQGMFCSYKELGYPDSVIPKEYKDGVLRIFDENIVLGTDIREILDLDDTVVEFEITPNRPDCLSIVGMAREIAASFNEKLNPVNLMDTKEIENKSSLNININSENCRRYSASIVKNVKIEESDRKIQNYLLNSGIRPVNNIVDLTNFLMLELGQPLHAFDLDKLEGNISIRNAFEGEKVVTLDDVERILSSEDILICDNVKPIAIAGVMGLKNSEIDENTKNIFIESAYFTKKAIKSTSKRLGLKSEASIRYEKGLTSEHTMNVLSRFLYLLEKNVECKIDSVFDVNNEKTVTKIIEFNPNLVKKLLGVEIRNSEIINYLNLLEINTEIENNTIICTIPYFRTDLAIQEDIVEEIGRLYGFSNLKPTPILAPNTIGRKSRKRILEDKIKNILLNLGLYEITTYSFIGGNIIGKVKMSTQNTVKILNPLGEEFSIMRKSLIPNVIDVLAKNLNYKNENLLVYELGNTFHNITNDKVPVEKKKLVIGCYGKYDFYYIKDIVVNLFNILNIKDLEFKKNSSIDYFHPGVSADILVNEEKIGEIGQISYDVCKNFSIKKNIFVCEIDLEKIRDKVSLIKIYEPLIKYPDVKRDLAIIVDKDVDSGSIEKIFRDNSSNILKDVELFDIYTGNQIENSKKSMAYKLTFQSQDKTLVDEDINCVIDKMLSDLKEKLGAYLRF; translated from the coding sequence ATGTTATTACCAATTAAATGGGCAAAAGAATATGTTGATATAAATGATAATATAATGAATATATGTGATAAGGTAACACTTACAGGATCACATGTTGAATCTATTATAAAATTAGGCACTAAAATTGATAATATTGTAGTTGGTAAAATTATAGATATTTACAGACATGAAAATTCAAATAAATTATGGATTACTAAAGTTGATTTGGGAAATGAAATAGTTCAAATTGTTACTGCTGCACAAAATTTACAACAATTTGATTATGTACCAGTTGCTAAAGTTAACTCTACACTTGCTGATAATACACAAATCAAGGAAGCAAAACTTGCTGGAGAAATTTCTCAAGGTATGTTTTGTAGTTACAAAGAATTAGGATATCCTGATTCTGTTATTCCTAAAGAATATAAAGACGGTGTTCTTAGAATTTTTGATGAAAATATAGTTCTTGGAACTGATATTAGAGAAATTCTAGATTTAGATGATACTGTTGTAGAATTTGAAATAACTCCAAATAGACCTGATTGTCTATCAATTGTTGGTATGGCTCGTGAAATTGCAGCAAGCTTTAATGAAAAATTAAATCCAGTAAATCTTATGGATACTAAAGAAATAGAAAATAAAAGTTCATTAAATATTAATATTAATTCAGAAAATTGTAGAAGATATTCTGCTAGTATTGTAAAAAATGTAAAGATAGAGGAATCAGATAGAAAAATTCAAAATTATCTATTGAATTCTGGTATAAGACCTGTAAACAATATTGTAGATTTAACTAATTTTTTGATGCTAGAATTAGGTCAACCATTACATGCTTTTGATTTAGATAAATTAGAAGGTAATATTTCTATTAGAAATGCCTTTGAAGGAGAAAAAGTAGTAACTCTAGATGATGTTGAAAGAATTCTTTCAAGCGAAGATATATTGATATGTGATAATGTAAAACCTATTGCTATTGCGGGTGTTATGGGTTTAAAAAATTCTGAAATTGATGAAAATACTAAAAATATTTTTATTGAATCTGCTTATTTTACAAAAAAAGCTATTAAATCTACATCAAAAAGATTAGGTTTAAAATCTGAAGCATCTATAAGATATGAAAAGGGATTAACTTCAGAACATACTATGAATGTTTTATCAAGGTTTTTATATTTACTAGAAAAAAACGTTGAATGTAAAATTGACTCAGTATTTGATGTAAATAATGAAAAAACAGTTACAAAAATAATAGAATTTAATCCTAATTTAGTAAAAAAATTACTAGGTGTTGAGATTAGAAATTCTGAAATTATAAACTATTTAAATTTATTAGAAATTAATACAGAAATTGAAAATAATACTATAATTTGTACTATCCCTTATTTCAGAACAGATTTAGCTATTCAGGAAGATATTGTTGAAGAAATAGGTAGACTATATGGATTCTCAAATCTTAAGCCTACACCTATTTTAGCACCTAATACAATAGGTAGAAAAAGCAGAAAAAGAATACTTGAGGATAAGATAAAAAATATTTTATTAAATTTGGGATTATATGAAATTACAACTTATTCTTTTATTGGTGGTAATATTATTGGAAAAGTAAAAATGAGTACTCAAAATACAGTAAAGATTTTAAATCCATTAGGAGAAGAATTTAGTATTATGAGAAAATCTTTAATTCCAAATGTAATTGATGTTTTAGCTAAAAATTTGAATTATAAAAATGAAAATTTATTAGTCTACGAATTAGGTAATACATTTCACAATATTACCAATGACAAAGTGCCAGTAGAAAAGAAAAAATTGGTTATAGGTTGTTATGGAAAATATGATTTTTATTATATTAAAGATATTGTTGTAAATTTATTTAATATTTTGAACATTAAAGACCTAGAATTCAAAAAAAATAGTTCTATAGACTATTTTCATCCTGGTGTAAGTGCTGATATATTAGTAAATGAAGAAAAAATTGGAGAAATAGGACAAATATCTTATGATGTTTGTAAAAATTTTTCAATAAAGAAAAATATCTTTGTTTGTGAAATTGATCTTGAAAAGATAAGAGATAAAGTAAGTTTAATAAAAATATATGAGCCATTAATTAAATATCCTGATGTTAAAAGAGATTTAGCCATAATAGTAGATAAAGATGTAGATAGTGGCAGCATTGAAAAAATATTTAGAGATAATTCAAGTAATATTTTAAAAGATGTTGAACTATTTGATATTTACACTGGTAATCAAATTGAAAATAGTAAAAAATCAATGGCTTACAAACTAACCTTCCAATCACAAGACAAAACTTTAGTTGATGAAGATATAAATTGTGTAATTGATAAAATGTTATCTGATTTAAAAGAAAAATTAGGAGCTTATTTAAGATTTTAA
- the pheS gene encoding phenylalanine--tRNA ligase subunit alpha codes for MKDLISNLREKILSEIKNSVDKNALEELRIKYLGKKGEFTSILRNMANVSKEERPKIGELINVTKQEIDSIINEKIESFNKIELEKRIKKETIDVTINKKLIYIGHRHPLNNTMEELENFFISMGFSVIDGPEIETVENNFNKLNSPMDHPSREMSDTFYIDKDLLLRTHTSPVQIRTMMTTKPPIKMVSAGRTFRFDEVDDTHSPMFHQIEGLVVDENINMSNLIDTLNTFIKEFFGEDMKTRYRPHYFPFTEPSAEVDVSCFNCKGKGCPVCNGTGWSMELLGCGMVHPNVLEACGIDSKKYSGFAFGMGIDRITMVKHKINNIRLLYDNDKRFLEQF; via the coding sequence ATGAAAGATTTGATTAGTAATTTGAGAGAAAAAATTTTAAGTGAAATTAAAAATTCAGTGGATAAAAACGCCTTAGAAGAACTTAGAATTAAATATTTAGGAAAAAAAGGTGAATTTACTAGTATTCTTAGAAATATGGCAAATGTTTCAAAAGAAGAAAGACCGAAAATAGGAGAACTTATAAATGTAACAAAACAGGAAATTGATAGTATAATAAATGAAAAAATTGAAAGTTTTAATAAAATAGAATTAGAAAAAAGAATTAAAAAAGAAACTATTGACGTTACAATAAATAAAAAACTTATTTACATAGGTCATAGACACCCTTTAAATAATACTATGGAAGAGTTAGAGAATTTTTTCATTTCAATGGGTTTTTCAGTAATTGATGGCCCTGAAATTGAAACTGTTGAAAATAATTTTAATAAACTAAATTCTCCAATGGATCATCCATCAAGAGAAATGTCAGATACATTTTACATTGATAAGGATTTGTTACTTAGAACTCATACATCTCCTGTTCAAATTAGAACTATGATGACAACAAAACCACCTATAAAAATGGTATCAGCTGGTAGAACATTTAGATTTGATGAAGTTGATGATACTCATTCACCAATGTTCCATCAAATTGAAGGACTAGTAGTAGATGAAAATATAAATATGAGTAACTTAATTGATACTCTTAATACTTTTATTAAAGAGTTTTTTGGAGAAGATATGAAAACAAGATACAGACCACATTATTTTCCATTTACTGAACCTAGTGCTGAAGTAGATGTTTCTTGTTTTAATTGCAAGGGTAAGGGATGTCCAGTTTGTAATGGGACTGGATGGAGTATGGAATTACTAGGATGTGGAATGGTTCATCCTAATGTATTAGAAGCATGTGGTATTGATTCGAAAAAATATTCTGGATTTGCCTTTGGAATGGGAATTGATAGAATTACAATGGTTAAGCATAAAATAAATAATATTAGATTATTATATGATAATGATAAGAGGTTTTTAGAACAATTTTAA
- a CDS encoding response regulator transcription factor translates to MKLKILMALPTDSQINDLMYSMTEDENYEITNSNNIEDTIILADQKNFDMIIMDMNFKDGTGLDLKRKLNEFCDIPTIVTTTLKDDMQKILIFEYGADDYLIYPFNILELKARIRAIMRRFGQRRTDIDNLIFADDLEFNIVGRTVKLKGEEVDLTGKEFDILYIMAINPEKIFSREDIARTVWKEERVSDYRKIDVHIRRLREKINIGDVTYIQTKWGEGYYYKKIQG, encoded by the coding sequence ATGAAATTAAAAATATTAATGGCTTTACCTACGGATTCACAAATAAATGATTTAATGTATTCGATGACGGAAGATGAAAATTATGAAATAACTAATTCTAATAATATCGAAGATACTATTATTTTAGCTGATCAGAAAAATTTTGATATGATTATTATGGATATGAATTTTAAGGATGGTACGGGATTAGACCTTAAAAGAAAGTTAAATGAATTTTGTGATATTCCTACTATTGTCACTACTACTTTAAAGGATGATATGCAAAAAATTTTAATTTTTGAATATGGAGCTGATGATTATTTAATTTATCCATTTAATATTCTTGAATTAAAAGCAAGAATTAGAGCTATAATGAGAAGATTTGGTCAAAGAAGAACAGATATTGATAACTTAATATTTGCTGATGACCTAGAATTTAATATAGTAGGAAGAACTGTTAAGCTTAAAGGTGAAGAGGTTGATTTAACTGGAAAAGAATTTGATATTTTGTATATAATGGCTATTAATCCTGAAAAAATTTTTAGTAGAGAAGATATTGCTAGAACAGTTTGGAAAGAAGAACGTGTTAGTGATTACAGAAAAATAGATGTTCATATTAGAAGATTAAGAGAAAAAATAAATATAGGTGATGTTACTTATATTCAAACTAAATGGGGAGAAGGCTATTATTATAAAAAAATACAAGGCTAA
- the selB gene encoding selenocysteine-specific translation elongation factor produces the protein MDNKKNIIVGTAGHIDHGKTTLIRALTGRNTDRLKEEQNRGISIELGFTHFDLNDELRVGIIDVPGHEKFIKNMLSGICGMDMIILVVAADEGIMAQTKEHLDILNLIGIKNGIIALTKCDLVDKDWIELVKLDIADEVSGTFLEDAKIIEVSSTEKIGIDKLKNEIIRIVDTLPEKDLNSNPRLYVDRSFSITGFGTVVTGTLISGTLNLDDEILIYPSNKITKVRNLQVHDNNVNSAYSGQRVAVNLANIKKEDVPKGSVLVPNNTFTESSIIDVKLKTINLPFEITNRTRFHLYIGSSEVLCRAILLENDVLESNKEYIVQLRLEEPIISKRNDRFILRLFSPLYTIGGGYIIDPNATKKKRFNSYDIEKIKNLDNCNFKEYIYNYIDRFSEKFYIEKNYYNFLSDSDNNISKFIDELINENRVVSFGNNSDRLILSDRYIAMLCKKITKFIEDFHVKYPKRIGVSKETIKSKFFDSLSGKTKNEFMNYLISDNFKVSDEYISTLDFTVSLDDEDSKYIKNIKNIFNSSKFSILNFDDFSLNITIEHFKELILYLIANKDIVKLDSGYMLKDNYNLAVNMIREFIIRNGTISVSDARDLLNSNRKSSMELLEFLDKEKITLRKDNERILVK, from the coding sequence ATGGATAATAAGAAAAATATTATCGTAGGAACAGCCGGACATATAGATCACGGTAAAACAACTTTAATAAGAGCATTAACTGGAAGAAATACAGATAGATTAAAAGAAGAACAAAATAGAGGTATATCTATTGAATTAGGATTTACTCATTTTGATTTAAATGATGAACTTAGAGTAGGAATTATTGACGTTCCTGGTCATGAAAAGTTTATAAAAAATATGTTATCCGGTATTTGTGGAATGGATATGATAATTTTAGTTGTAGCTGCTGATGAAGGAATCATGGCTCAAACTAAGGAACATTTAGATATTCTAAATTTAATAGGTATAAAAAATGGAATTATTGCTTTAACAAAATGCGATTTAGTTGATAAAGATTGGATTGAACTTGTTAAATTAGATATAGCTGATGAAGTTTCTGGAACATTTTTAGAAGATGCTAAAATAATAGAAGTATCATCAACTGAAAAAATTGGAATCGATAAACTAAAAAATGAAATAATTAGAATTGTAGATACTTTACCTGAAAAAGATTTAAATTCAAATCCAAGATTATATGTTGATAGATCATTCTCAATAACGGGATTTGGGACTGTTGTTACAGGAACATTAATATCAGGAACACTGAATCTTGATGATGAAATTCTAATTTATCCTTCAAACAAAATAACAAAGGTTAGAAATTTACAAGTACATGACAATAATGTTAATTCGGCTTATTCTGGTCAACGTGTTGCTGTAAATCTCGCAAATATCAAAAAAGAAGATGTTCCAAAGGGTTCAGTACTAGTTCCTAATAACACTTTTACTGAGAGTAGTATTATAGATGTAAAATTAAAGACAATTAATTTACCTTTTGAAATTACTAATAGAACAAGATTTCATTTATATATAGGTTCCAGTGAAGTTTTATGTAGAGCAATCTTATTAGAAAATGACGTGTTAGAATCAAATAAAGAATATATAGTTCAATTAAGATTGGAAGAACCTATCATTAGTAAAAGAAATGATAGATTTATATTAAGATTATTTTCACCACTATATACTATTGGTGGAGGATATATTATTGATCCAAATGCTACTAAGAAAAAAAGATTTAATAGTTATGATATAGAAAAAATTAAAAATCTTGATAATTGTAATTTCAAAGAATATATATATAATTACATAGATAGATTTAGTGAAAAATTCTATATAGAAAAAAATTATTACAATTTTTTATCAGATTCAGATAATAATATTTCTAAATTTATTGATGAATTAATAAATGAAAATAGAGTTGTTTCTTTTGGAAATAATTCTGATAGATTAATTTTATCAGATAGATATATAGCAATGTTATGTAAAAAAATAACTAAATTTATAGAAGATTTTCATGTTAAATACCCAAAAAGAATTGGAGTTTCAAAAGAAACTATTAAATCAAAATTTTTTGATTCTTTAAGTGGAAAAACAAAAAATGAATTTATGAACTACTTAATTTCAGATAATTTTAAAGTTTCAGATGAATATATTTCTACTCTAGATTTTACAGTTTCATTAGATGATGAAGATTCTAAATATATTAAAAATATTAAAAACATATTTAATTCAAGTAAATTCTCAATTTTAAATTTTGACGATTTTAGTTTAAATATTACAATCGAACACTTTAAGGAACTTATATTGTATTTGATAGCTAATAAAGACATTGTGAAATTAGATTCAGGTTATATGCTTAAAGATAATTATAACTTAGCTGTAAATATGATTAGGGAATTTATAATAAGAAATGGAACTATTTCTGTCTCAGATGCAAGAGATTTATTAAATTCTAATAGAAAATCCTCTATGGAATTACTTGAATTTTTAGATAAAGAAAAGATAACTTTAAGAAAAGATAATGAAAGAATATTGGTGAAATAG
- the selA gene encoding L-seryl-tRNA(Sec) selenium transferase yields MNLYKMIPKVDQILDNKVIKDLLDKNSKNLVMESIHEELDNIRNNISNGYDKNIISNKIENLIDNIKDNLMNKKTFSLRNVVNASGVVIHTNLGRSVLNNEIFENIKKVSIGYSNLEYNLEKGERGSRYSHLSEIIKKITGAEDCMVVNNNAAAVMLILSTIAKGKNVITSRSELVEIGGSFRIPDVCRESGAELKEIGTTNKTHLRDYENAIDENTAALFKVHQSNFKILGFTEAVSSFELNSLKEKYNIPIIEDLGSGVLIDLSKYGLSHEPTVQECIKNGVDIVSFSGDKLLGGVQAGIIVGKKEYIEKMKKNQLTRALRVDKFTLSALEAVFSYYIDEELAISKIPTLNMLTIKIEKLYDKAQKLIEYLGENNEFSYEIIDIDSEVGAGSLPTQKLPSKAIKVISKSFTENELEEKLRSNKIPIITRIYKGNLIFDVRTIFENEFCIIKDALNSLIGE; encoded by the coding sequence ATGAATTTATACAAAATGATACCTAAAGTTGATCAAATATTAGATAATAAAGTAATAAAAGATTTATTAGATAAAAATTCAAAAAATTTAGTTATGGAATCAATTCATGAAGAACTAGATAATATTCGAAATAATATTTCTAATGGATATGATAAAAATATTATATCAAATAAGATTGAAAATCTAATTGATAACATTAAAGATAATTTAATGAACAAAAAAACATTCAGTTTAAGAAATGTTGTTAATGCATCAGGAGTTGTTATTCATACTAATTTAGGAAGATCTGTTTTAAATAATGAAATTTTTGAAAATATTAAAAAAGTTTCAATCGGATATTCTAATCTTGAATATAATTTAGAAAAAGGAGAACGTGGATCGAGATATTCTCATTTAAGTGAAATTATAAAAAAAATTACCGGGGCAGAAGACTGTATGGTTGTAAATAATAATGCTGCGGCAGTTATGTTGATTCTATCTACAATAGCAAAGGGAAAGAATGTAATTACAAGTAGAAGTGAGCTTGTTGAAATTGGAGGATCATTTAGAATTCCTGATGTTTGTAGAGAAAGTGGAGCAGAACTAAAAGAAATAGGGACAACCAATAAAACACATCTTAGAGATTATGAAAATGCCATTGATGAAAATACAGCAGCACTGTTTAAAGTTCATCAAAGTAATTTTAAAATTTTAGGATTTACTGAAGCTGTGTCTTCATTTGAATTAAATAGTTTAAAAGAAAAATATAATATTCCTATTATTGAAGACTTAGGTTCTGGAGTTCTTATAGATTTATCTAAATATGGATTATCTCATGAACCGACTGTCCAAGAATGTATTAAAAATGGTGTTGATATTGTAAGTTTCAGCGGAGATAAATTGCTTGGTGGAGTTCAAGCAGGTATTATTGTTGGTAAAAAAGAATATATTGAAAAAATGAAAAAAAATCAATTAACTAGAGCTTTAAGAGTTGATAAATTTACTTTGTCAGCATTAGAAGCTGTATTTTCATATTATATTGACGAAGAATTAGCTATTTCAAAGATACCAACATTAAATATGTTAACTATAAAAATTGAGAAACTATACGATAAAGCCCAAAAACTTATCGAATATTTGGGAGAAAATAATGAATTTTCTTATGAAATTATAGATATCGATTCAGAAGTTGGTGCAGGTTCACTTCCAACTCAAAAATTACCATCTAAGGCTATAAAAGTAATTTCAAAATCATTTACAGAAAATGAATTAGAAGAAAAGTTAAGAAGTAATAAAATTCCAATAATTACAAGAATTTATAAAGGAAATTTAATTTTTGATGTGAGAACAATTTTTGAAAATGAATTTTGTATAATTAAAGATGCATTAAATTCGTTAATAGGAGAATAA
- the selD gene encoding selenide, water dikinase SelD, whose translation MKDTNLKDIKLTSYAKTSGUAAKVGPDILDEVLSGLDNSTSISEDLIVGIETSDDAAVYKINNELALIETLDFFTPIVDDPYTFGKIAAANSLSDVYAMGGEPTMAMNIVCFPNCLPPKILTEILKGGLEKMQEAECLLIGGHTVQDDEPKYGLSVSGFVHPNKVWKNSSARIGDILILTKPLGLGIINTAIKGGVATEKEIADAVHTMETLNKYAKRSIENYTINSCTDITGFGLMGHCYEMAKGSDTTFVLDSSNLPILKGAIDYANIGLIPKGCYDNKKFVGNNYMVGKEINESLLNVMFNPETSGGLLITVPENEVVDILNNLRGIPTRFAVVGKVVEKKEKYLIIK comes from the coding sequence ATGAAAGATACTAATTTAAAAGATATAAAATTAACTTCATATGCTAAAACTTCGGGATGAGCAGCTAAAGTTGGTCCAGATATTCTGGACGAGGTATTATCAGGATTGGATAACAGCACTTCAATAAGTGAAGATTTAATTGTAGGAATAGAAACTTCTGATGATGCAGCTGTTTATAAGATTAATAATGAACTAGCATTAATTGAGACTTTAGACTTTTTTACTCCTATAGTTGATGATCCGTATACTTTTGGCAAAATTGCCGCTGCTAATTCTCTTTCAGACGTTTATGCAATGGGTGGAGAACCAACTATGGCGATGAATATTGTATGTTTCCCAAATTGTTTACCTCCAAAGATTTTAACAGAAATATTAAAAGGTGGACTTGAAAAAATGCAAGAAGCTGAATGTTTACTAATTGGAGGACATACTGTTCAAGATGATGAACCGAAATATGGGTTAAGTGTTTCGGGTTTTGTTCATCCTAATAAAGTTTGGAAAAATTCCTCTGCTAGAATTGGTGATATTTTAATTTTAACAAAGCCATTAGGTCTCGGAATAATAAATACTGCTATAAAAGGTGGAGTTGCAACTGAAAAAGAAATTGCAGATGCAGTTCATACTATGGAAACTCTTAACAAATACGCAAAAAGATCGATAGAAAATTATACAATTAATTCTTGTACGGATATTACAGGATTTGGATTAATGGGCCATTGTTATGAAATGGCTAAAGGATCAGATACCACTTTTGTACTTGATAGTTCTAACTTACCTATTTTAAAGGGTGCAATAGATTATGCTAATATTGGACTTATTCCTAAAGGTTGCTACGATAATAAAAAATTTGTTGGAAATAACTATATGGTGGGAAAAGAAATAAATGAATCTCTTTTAAATGTAATGTTTAATCCTGAAACATCAGGTGGACTTCTAATTACAGTTCCTGAAAACGAAGTAGTAGATATTCTAAATAATTTAAGAGGTATTCCAACAAGATTTGCTGTTGTTGGTAAAGTTGTAGAAAAAAAAGAAAAATATTTAATAATAAAATAA
- a CDS encoding helix-hairpin-helix domain-containing protein, producing MLKNKKDIILIVCMFLGLTVLGFTYKYLTSTNEKKAVENIHNESKLQNEENSSENKDQNLEIYVHIDGEVKKPGVYKMKIGDRVNDAIQAAGGLTENAEKSKINLATKLKDEMKIHIFKIGETNGDSHNESRDVDNSSIESNSKLININTASKEELCKLTGIGENKAKLIIEYREKKKFTKIEDITKVSGIGKKTFEKIKNDITVD from the coding sequence ATGTTAAAGAATAAAAAAGATATAATTTTAATTGTATGTATGTTTTTAGGATTAACTGTTCTTGGATTTACTTATAAATATTTAACATCTACTAACGAGAAAAAAGCTGTAGAAAATATTCACAATGAAAGCAAACTCCAAAATGAAGAAAACTCTTCAGAAAATAAAGATCAAAATTTAGAAATATATGTACATATTGATGGAGAAGTAAAAAAACCTGGTGTATATAAGATGAAAATAGGGGATAGAGTTAATGACGCAATTCAAGCAGCAGGTGGATTAACTGAAAATGCTGAAAAAAGCAAAATTAATTTGGCTACAAAACTTAAAGATGAAATGAAAATACATATTTTCAAAATTGGAGAAACTAATGGAGATTCACACAATGAATCTAGAGATGTTGATAATAGCTCCATTGAAAGTAATAGTAAATTAATTAATATTAATACTGCAAGTAAGGAAGAGCTTTGTAAATTAACTGGAATAGGAGAGAATAAAGCTAAACTTATAATAGAGTATAGAGAAAAAAAGAAATTTACTAAAATTGAAGATATTACAAAAGTTTCGGGAATTGGAAAGAAAACTTTTGAAAAAATAAAAAATGATATAACAGTAGATTAG